One Acidobacteriota bacterium genomic region harbors:
- the purL gene encoding phosphoribosylformylglycinamidine synthase subunit PurL yields the protein MTTEDACDFTPEQIAAHGLTPEEYGRILETLGRTPTLTELGIFSVMWSEHCSYKSSRAHLKRLPTTGERVVQGPGENAGVVDIGGGEVAVFKIESHNHPSFIEPYQGAATGVGGIIRDIFTMGARPVACMDSLRFGSIMDPRTRYILEGVVSGIAGYGNCMGIPTVGGETWFDESYAENPLVNVFCLGLARRDGIFYGKAEGVGNPVIYVGSKTGRDGIHGATMASAEFDESSQEKRPTVQVGDPFMEKLLLEACLEAFKTGAIVGIQDMGAAGLTCSTCEMGARAGLGTRIELDRVPQREEGMSSYEIMLSESQERMLLTVEKGREEAVLSVFRKWDLDAVAIGEVTDDGHMHVLHGGKTVAAIPNRALTDDAPLYRRPMRRPERLDTLNRATPETVFLPANLLRVLKNLLAAPNLCCKRWVWEQYDHMVRTNTVFQPGGDAAVLRLKGRPDGLAMTLDGNGRYTWLDPRRGAMIAVAEACRNLVCAGARPIAATNCLNFASPEDPETMWAFSEVIDGLTEACEAFGTPITGGNVSLYNETLGRRILPTPVVGVVGLIPDVSRCVDIAFRAPGHAVILLGETREEMGGSEYLEVVHGKKWGPVPDVDLAAERKLQEAVLDMTAEGLPASCHDVSDGGLAVALAECCFASPLPNVACEVTLESEIRDDALLFGESQGRIVLSAEPRHVPRILEIARGRSVPCQVVGEVTTGEFIVHVNGHTVLVDEVMTLRDAWCGGFSSRID from the coding sequence ATGACGACGGAAGACGCCTGCGACTTCACCCCGGAACAGATCGCCGCCCACGGGTTGACGCCCGAAGAGTACGGCCGGATCCTGGAGACCCTCGGCCGCACGCCCACCCTCACCGAGTTGGGGATCTTCTCGGTGATGTGGTCAGAGCACTGCTCCTACAAAAGTTCCCGGGCCCACCTCAAGCGCCTCCCCACCACGGGCGAGCGGGTGGTGCAGGGCCCGGGCGAGAACGCCGGCGTCGTGGACATCGGGGGCGGCGAGGTGGCCGTCTTCAAGATCGAGTCCCACAACCACCCGTCCTTCATCGAGCCGTACCAGGGGGCGGCCACGGGCGTCGGCGGCATCATCCGCGACATCTTCACCATGGGTGCCCGCCCGGTGGCCTGCATGGACTCCCTCCGCTTCGGCTCCATCATGGACCCCCGGACGCGCTACATCCTCGAGGGGGTGGTCTCGGGCATCGCCGGCTACGGCAACTGCATGGGGATCCCCACCGTCGGCGGGGAGACCTGGTTCGACGAGAGCTACGCGGAAAACCCGCTGGTCAACGTGTTCTGCCTCGGCCTCGCCCGGCGGGACGGCATCTTCTACGGCAAGGCCGAGGGCGTGGGCAACCCCGTGATCTACGTCGGCTCGAAGACGGGCCGCGACGGCATCCACGGGGCCACCATGGCCTCCGCCGAGTTTGACGAGAGTTCCCAGGAGAAGCGGCCCACGGTCCAGGTGGGCGACCCCTTCATGGAGAAGCTCCTCCTCGAGGCCTGCCTGGAGGCGTTCAAGACCGGCGCCATCGTGGGGATCCAGGACATGGGGGCCGCCGGGCTCACCTGTTCCACCTGCGAGATGGGCGCCCGGGCCGGGCTCGGCACCCGCATCGAGCTGGACCGCGTCCCCCAGCGCGAGGAGGGGATGTCCTCGTACGAGATCATGCTGTCGGAGTCCCAGGAACGGATGCTGCTCACCGTCGAGAAAGGCCGCGAGGAGGCGGTGCTCTCCGTCTTCCGCAAGTGGGACCTGGACGCGGTGGCCATCGGCGAGGTCACCGACGACGGCCACATGCACGTCCTGCACGGTGGAAAGACGGTGGCCGCCATCCCGAACCGGGCCCTCACCGACGACGCCCCCCTCTACCGCCGCCCCATGCGGCGCCCCGAACGGCTGGACACCCTCAACCGGGCCACGCCGGAGACCGTCTTCCTCCCGGCGAACCTCCTCCGCGTCCTCAAGAACCTCCTGGCCGCCCCCAACCTCTGTTGCAAGCGCTGGGTCTGGGAGCAGTACGACCACATGGTGCGCACCAACACCGTCTTCCAGCCGGGCGGCGACGCGGCGGTCCTGCGGCTCAAGGGCCGTCCCGACGGGCTGGCCATGACCCTGGACGGCAACGGGCGCTACACGTGGCTGGACCCGAGGCGGGGGGCCATGATCGCGGTGGCGGAGGCCTGCCGGAACCTGGTCTGCGCCGGGGCCCGCCCCATCGCCGCCACCAACTGCCTCAACTTCGCCTCCCCCGAAGATCCCGAGACCATGTGGGCCTTCTCGGAGGTGATCGACGGGCTCACCGAGGCCTGCGAGGCCTTCGGGACGCCCATCACGGGCGGGAACGTGAGCCTCTACAACGAGACCCTGGGGCGCCGGATCCTCCCGACCCCGGTGGTGGGGGTCGTGGGGCTGATCCCCGACGTCTCCCGCTGCGTGGACATCGCCTTCAGGGCCCCCGGCCACGCCGTGATCCTCCTGGGGGAAACCCGCGAGGAGATGGGCGGCTCCGAGTACCTGGAGGTGGTGCACGGGAAGAAGTGGGGGCCCGTCCCCGACGTCGATCTGGCCGCGGAGCGGAAGCTCCAGGAGGCGGTGCTGGACATGACCGCCGAGGGGCTGCCGGCCTCCTGCCACGACGTCTCCGACGGCGGGCTCGCCGTCGCCCTCGCCGAGTGCTGCTTCGCCAGCCCCCTGCCCAACGTGGCCTGCGAGGTGACCCTCGAGTCCGAGATCCGGGACGACGCCCTGCTCTTCGGCGAGTCGCAGGGCCGGATCGTCCTGTCGGCCGAGCCCCGCCACGTTCCCCGGATCCTGGAGATCGCCCGCGGCCGGTCGGTCCCCTGCCAGGTCGTGGGGGAGGTGACCACGGGCGAGTTCATCGTCCACGTGAACGGCCACACCGTCCTGGTGGACGAGGTGATGACCCTCCGCGACGCCTGGTGCGGCGGTTTCTCGAGCCGGATCGACTGA
- a CDS encoding cupin domain-containing protein: MIDDLVKALKLVPLPEEGGLYAETWRSGVTIPAADLPARYGGPRQAGTAIHFLLTAEPGCFSALHAVAGDEIFHFYLGDPVEMLLLHPDGRHETITLGPDILGGQRVQFVVPAGSWQGCRLAPGGRFALMGTTMAPGFDVADFTLGRRADLCARYPEAVSLINSLTRD, from the coding sequence ATGATCGACGACCTCGTCAAAGCCCTCAAGCTGGTCCCCCTTCCCGAGGAGGGGGGGCTCTACGCCGAGACGTGGCGCTCCGGCGTCACGATCCCCGCCGCCGACCTGCCGGCGCGCTACGGCGGGCCGCGGCAGGCGGGCACGGCCATCCACTTCCTCCTGACCGCCGAGCCCGGCTGCTTCTCCGCCCTCCACGCCGTGGCCGGCGACGAGATCTTCCACTTCTACCTGGGCGACCCCGTGGAGATGCTCCTGCTGCACCCCGACGGCCGGCACGAGACCATCACGCTAGGACCGGACATCCTCGGCGGGCAGCGGGTCCAGTTCGTGGTCCCCGCCGGTTCCTGGCAGGGCTGCCGGCTCGCCCCCGGCGGGCGCTTCGCCCTGATGGGCACCACGATGGCCCCCGGCTTCGACGTCGCCGACTTCACCCTCGGCCGCCGCGCCGACCTCTGCGCCCGCTACCCCGAAGCCGTCAGTCTGATCAACAGTCTCACCCGGGATTAG